A genome region from Arachis duranensis cultivar V14167 chromosome 6, aradu.V14167.gnm2.J7QH, whole genome shotgun sequence includes the following:
- the LOC107491816 gene encoding uncharacterized mitochondrial protein AtMg00810-like has product MDSTTRLHQDDSPPLSDPFIYRHLVGRLIYLTTTRPDITYVTQQLSQFMATPTQVHYAAALRVLRYLKNNPGRGLFFPRSSSLQIYGFSDSDWAGCPDTRHSLTGYRFFLGDSLISWRTKKQTTVARSSTEAEY; this is encoded by the coding sequence ATGGATAGTACCACTAGACTTCATCAAGATGATAGTCCTCCTTTGTCTGATCCATTTATTTATCGGCATCTTGTGGGTCGATTGATTTACCTAACCACAACTCGTCCGGATATCACCTACGTCACCCAACAGCTTAGCCAATTCATGGCCACCCCTACTCAAGTTCACTATGCAGCAGCTCTTCGAGTACTTCGATATCTGAAAAATAATCCAGGCAGAGGTCTTTTCTTTCCCAGATCTTCTAGTCTTCAGATATATGGCTTCAGCGATTCTGATTGGGCAGGTTGCCCAGATACCCGTCATTCATTAACTGGTTATCGTTTCTTTTTGGGAGATTCTTTAATCTCTTGGAGGACTAAGAAGCAAACTACTGTTGCTAGATCTTCAACGGAAGCTGAGTATTGA